One part of the Streptomyces lienomycini genome encodes these proteins:
- a CDS encoding class I SAM-dependent methyltransferase, which translates to MTDAPRTDDTRTDPAFVATTRTFYDAVAEDYHARFRTVLDDAPLDRALMGAFAELVGPEGQVADLGCGPGRVTAHLASLGLRVFGLDLSASMLAIARRENPGLRFEQGSMLELDLPDGALAGAVSWYSSIHTPWERLPDLFGEVRRVLAPGGHLLLGFQVGDEPNHHDRPWGHPVALDFERRRPEPMAELLEHAGFTVLSRTVRITEGTTVARVPQAFLIARR; encoded by the coding sequence ATGACTGACGCGCCCCGCACCGACGACACCCGCACCGATCCCGCCTTCGTGGCCACCACCCGGACCTTCTACGACGCCGTCGCCGAGGACTACCACGCCCGCTTCCGCACCGTGCTCGACGACGCCCCGCTGGACCGGGCGCTGATGGGCGCCTTCGCCGAGCTGGTGGGGCCCGAGGGGCAGGTGGCCGACCTCGGCTGCGGGCCCGGCCGGGTCACCGCGCACCTGGCCTCGCTGGGCCTGCGGGTCTTCGGCCTCGACCTCTCCGCGTCCATGCTCGCGATCGCGCGTCGCGAGAACCCGGGGCTGCGCTTCGAGCAGGGGTCCATGCTGGAGCTGGACCTGCCCGACGGCGCGCTCGCGGGGGCGGTCTCCTGGTACTCGTCGATCCACACGCCGTGGGAGCGGCTGCCGGACCTCTTCGGCGAGGTGCGGCGCGTACTGGCCCCGGGCGGGCACCTGCTGCTCGGGTTCCAGGTCGGTGACGAGCCCAACCACCACGACCGCCCGTGGGGCCACCCGGTCGCCCTGGACTTCGAACGGCGGCGCCCGGAGCCGATGGCGGAGCTGCTGGAGCACGCCGGGTTCACGGTGCTGTCCCGGACGGTGCGGATCACCGAGGGGACCACCGTCGCCCGGGTCCCGCAGGCGTTCCTCATCGCCCGCCGCTGA
- a CDS encoding cold-shock protein has protein sequence MATGTVKWFNAEKGFGFIAQEGGGPDVFVHYSAINASGFRSLEENQQVSFDVTQGPKGPQAENVTPV, from the coding sequence ATGGCTACCGGAACCGTGAAGTGGTTCAACGCCGAAAAGGGCTTTGGATTCATCGCCCAGGAAGGCGGCGGCCCCGACGTCTTCGTCCACTACTCCGCGATCAACGCGAGCGGTTTCCGCTCCCTCGAGGAGAACCAGCAGGTGTCCTTCGACGTCACGCAGGGCCCCAAGGGCCCGCAGGCGGAGAATGTCACTCCTGTCTGA
- a CDS encoding menaquinone biosynthetic enzyme MqnA/MqnD family protein, which translates to MDNSRTRPRVGHIQFLNCLPLYWGLARTGTLLDFELTKDTPEKLSEQLVRGDLDIGPVTLVEFLKNADDLVAFPDIAVGCDGPVMSCVIVSQVPLERLDGARVALGSTSRTSVRLAQLLLAERFGVQPDYYTCPPDLSLMMQEADAAVLIGDAALRANMIDGPRYGLQVHDLGALWKEWTGLPFVFAVWAARRDYVEREPVIARKVHEAFLASRDVSLEEVEKVAEQAARWEAFDEETLAKYFTTLDFRFGGPQLEAVTEFARRVGPTTGFPADVKVELLQP; encoded by the coding sequence GTGGACAATTCTCGCACCCGGCCGCGCGTCGGCCACATCCAGTTCCTGAACTGCCTGCCCCTCTACTGGGGGCTCGCGAGAACAGGCACGCTCCTCGACTTCGAGCTGACGAAGGACACCCCGGAGAAGCTCAGCGAGCAGCTGGTGCGCGGCGATCTCGACATCGGTCCCGTCACCCTGGTCGAATTCCTCAAGAACGCCGACGACCTGGTCGCCTTCCCCGACATCGCCGTCGGCTGCGACGGCCCCGTGATGTCCTGCGTGATCGTCTCGCAGGTTCCGCTGGAGCGGCTCGACGGCGCCCGGGTCGCGCTGGGCTCGACCTCGCGCACCTCCGTACGCCTCGCCCAGCTGCTCCTGGCGGAGCGCTTCGGGGTCCAGCCGGACTACTACACCTGCCCGCCGGACCTGAGCCTGATGATGCAGGAGGCCGACGCGGCCGTCCTGATCGGCGACGCGGCCCTGCGCGCCAACATGATCGACGGCCCGCGCTACGGCCTTCAGGTGCACGACCTGGGCGCGCTGTGGAAGGAGTGGACGGGCCTGCCGTTCGTCTTCGCGGTGTGGGCGGCGCGGCGGGACTACGTGGAGCGCGAGCCGGTCATCGCCCGCAAGGTGCACGAGGCCTTCCTCGCCTCCCGCGACGTCTCCCTGGAGGAGGTGGAGAAGGTCGCGGAGCAGGCGGCCCGCTGGGAGGCCTTCGACGAGGAGACCCTCGCGAAGTACTTCACCACCCTCGACTTCCGCTTCGGCGGCCCGCAGCTGGAGGCGGTCACCGAGTTCGCCCGCAGGGTGGGCCCCACCACGGGCTTCCCCGCGGACGTGAAGGTCGAACTGCTCCAGCCCTGA
- a CDS encoding prepilin peptidase, which yields MDIDLLVVLVAAFWGAAVGTLLPRAAYRFSAPSGEAWRERCPGGGHPVRGWLGRARCAPCGAGEGNEAGAVFYGPRAAALATLTALVCAALAAATGTRPELAVWLLLAPVGVLLAVVDLRVRRLPDPLTLPLAGAALALLGLTALVPEHAGEWTTALLGALALGAGYLALYLINPAGMGFGDVKLALTAGAVLGWYGWPTLMLGTFAGFLLGALYGGALLVARRADRRTAIPFGPFLIAGALLGVLAGAYAA from the coding sequence ATGGACATCGACCTCCTTGTCGTCCTCGTCGCCGCGTTCTGGGGCGCGGCGGTGGGGACCCTGCTGCCCCGCGCGGCCTACCGGTTCTCCGCCCCGTCGGGAGAGGCGTGGCGGGAGAGGTGTCCGGGCGGCGGGCACCCCGTCCGGGGCTGGCTCGGCCGCGCGCGATGCGCACCCTGCGGGGCGGGCGAGGGGAACGAGGCCGGTGCGGTCTTCTACGGACCCCGGGCCGCCGCGCTCGCCACCCTCACCGCGCTGGTCTGCGCCGCCCTCGCCGCCGCCACCGGGACCCGGCCCGAGCTGGCCGTCTGGCTGCTGCTCGCGCCGGTCGGAGTGCTGCTGGCCGTCGTCGACCTGAGGGTGCGGCGGCTGCCCGACCCGCTCACCCTCCCGCTCGCCGGCGCCGCGCTCGCCCTGCTCGGCCTCACCGCGCTGGTGCCCGAGCACGCCGGGGAGTGGACCACCGCCCTGCTGGGCGCCCTCGCCCTCGGCGCCGGCTACCTCGCGCTGTACCTCATCAACCCGGCCGGCATGGGCTTCGGCGACGTGAAGCTGGCCCTGACCGCCGGTGCCGTCCTCGGCTGGTACGGCTGGCCCACCCTGATGCTGGGCACCTTCGCCGGTTTCCTGCTGGGGGCGCTCTACGGCGGAGCCCTCCTCGTCGCCCGGCGCGCGGACCGCAGGACGGCCATCCCGTTCGGGCCGTTCCTGATCGCGGGCGCCCTTCTCGGCGTCCTGGCCGGGGCGTACGCGGCCTGA
- the mqnC gene encoding cyclic dehypoxanthinyl futalosine synthase, which translates to MTEKADLQPILDRAAAGGRITPEEALDLYRDAPLHALGAAADAVRRRKYAGTEHIATYIIERNINYTNVCVTACKFCAFYAAPKDTRKGWSRDLDDILRRCAETVELGGTQIMFQGGHHPDYGVEYYEEHFAAIKKEFPQLVIHSLGASEVEHMARISKVSVEEAIQRIHTAGLDSFAGAGAELLPERPRKAIAPLKESGERWLEIMEIAHGLGVESTSTMLMGTGETNAERIEHLRMIRDVQDRTGGFRAFIPYTYQPENNHLKGRTQATLFEYLRMIAIARVFLDNVAHIQGSWLTTGKEVGQLSLHYGADDLGSIMLEENVVSSAGAKHRSNRLEIIDLIRKAGRVPAQRATTYEHLVVHDDPANDPVDERVVSHISSTAIEGGTAHPELKLLAPN; encoded by the coding sequence GTGACCGAGAAGGCCGACCTTCAGCCCATCCTCGACCGCGCCGCCGCCGGTGGGCGGATCACCCCCGAAGAGGCGCTCGACCTGTACCGCGACGCGCCGCTGCACGCGCTGGGCGCCGCCGCCGACGCCGTACGCAGGCGCAAGTACGCCGGCACCGAGCACATCGCCACGTACATCATCGAGCGCAACATCAACTACACCAACGTGTGCGTCACGGCGTGCAAGTTCTGCGCCTTCTACGCGGCCCCCAAGGACACCAGGAAGGGCTGGAGCCGTGACCTCGACGACATCCTGCGCCGCTGCGCGGAGACGGTCGAGCTGGGCGGCACCCAGATCATGTTCCAGGGCGGCCACCACCCGGACTACGGCGTCGAGTACTACGAGGAGCACTTCGCCGCCATCAAGAAGGAGTTCCCGCAGCTCGTCATCCACAGCCTGGGGGCGAGCGAGGTCGAGCACATGGCCCGGATCTCGAAGGTCTCGGTGGAGGAGGCGATCCAGCGGATCCACACGGCCGGGCTCGACTCCTTCGCCGGGGCCGGGGCCGAGTTGCTGCCCGAGCGGCCGCGCAAGGCCATCGCTCCGCTGAAGGAGTCCGGCGAGCGCTGGCTGGAGATCATGGAGATCGCACACGGGCTGGGCGTCGAGTCGACGTCCACCATGCTCATGGGCACCGGCGAGACCAACGCCGAACGCATCGAGCACCTGCGGATGATCCGGGACGTCCAGGACCGCACCGGCGGCTTCCGCGCCTTCATCCCGTACACCTACCAGCCCGAGAACAACCACCTGAAGGGCCGCACCCAGGCCACGCTCTTCGAGTACCTGCGGATGATCGCCATCGCCCGCGTGTTCCTCGACAACGTCGCCCACATCCAGGGCTCCTGGCTGACGACCGGCAAGGAGGTCGGCCAGCTCTCCCTGCACTACGGCGCCGACGACCTCGGCTCGATCATGCTGGAGGAGAACGTCGTCTCCTCCGCGGGCGCCAAGCACCGGTCCAACCGGCTGGAGATCATCGACCTGATCCGCAAGGCGGGCCGGGTCCCCGCCCAGCGGGCCACGACGTACGAGCACCTCGTCGTCCACGACGACCCGGCGAACGACCCGGTCGACGAGCGCGTCGTCTCGCACATCTCCTCCACGGCCATCGAGGGCGGCACGGCCCACCCCGAGCTGAAGCTGCTCGCGCCCAACTGA
- a CDS encoding imidazolonepropionase-like domain-containing protein codes for MLTIHRPLADDSRCVAVEGARIAGLGPYAALRAAHDDHARVREWAGGTLATGRHEPGAVRLLETLYWPDPREADEWGTEPLPVGPAGMPDARWSASARRGLQRMLARGVTAVAGPFTRPPVLTAVRRSGVLVDTAAPTLSPGARADFAVLAADGSCLATVVGGRLVHRRA; via the coding sequence GTGCTGACGATCCACCGGCCGCTGGCGGACGACTCCCGGTGCGTCGCCGTCGAGGGCGCCCGCATCGCGGGCCTCGGCCCGTACGCCGCACTGCGCGCCGCCCACGACGACCACGCCCGCGTCCGCGAGTGGGCGGGCGGGACCCTCGCCACCGGACGGCACGAGCCCGGCGCCGTCCGGCTGCTGGAAACCCTGTACTGGCCCGACCCGCGCGAGGCCGACGAGTGGGGCACCGAACCCCTGCCCGTGGGCCCTGCCGGGATGCCGGACGCCCGGTGGAGCGCCAGCGCCCGGCGCGGCCTCCAGCGGATGCTGGCCCGGGGCGTCACGGCGGTCGCCGGTCCCTTCACCCGGCCCCCGGTGCTGACCGCCGTGCGGCGGTCCGGCGTCCTGGTCGACACCGCCGCCCCGACCCTCTCCCCGGGCGCCCGCGCGGACTTCGCCGTCCTGGCCGCCGACGGCAGCTGCCTGGCCACGGTGGTGGGCGGGCGACTGGTGCACCGCCGGGCATAA
- a CDS encoding helix-turn-helix domain-containing protein — MAHIRQLDPSASPLDYYGAELRRQREAAGLRLADLGRIVFCTGSLVGQIETTLKVPTRDFSARVDAALNTDGVFSRLVGLVLRSQLPSWFQPYAEMEAKASYISAFEAQVVYGLLQTPEYARAALAVREDNDLDGLVAARLERQRILDKENPPLMWVVLSEAVLRQQVGGRDVMRGQLAHLLELRDREWLRVQILPFEAGAHAGLPGSYTMLRFDGDPDIVYTEDFVQGHMTANPQAVKEGSLRYALMQAAALSVEESAELIARVMEERYGHQADPGGLALA; from the coding sequence ATGGCTCACATCAGGCAACTCGACCCCAGCGCGTCGCCCTTGGACTACTACGGCGCCGAGCTGCGCCGCCAGCGGGAGGCGGCCGGCCTCCGCCTGGCCGACCTGGGGCGCATCGTCTTCTGCACCGGCTCCCTGGTCGGTCAGATCGAGACGACGCTCAAGGTCCCGACCCGCGACTTCTCGGCCCGCGTGGACGCCGCGCTGAACACGGACGGAGTGTTCTCGCGGCTGGTCGGCCTGGTCCTGCGCAGCCAGTTGCCGTCCTGGTTCCAGCCGTATGCGGAGATGGAGGCGAAGGCGAGTTACATCTCCGCGTTCGAAGCGCAGGTGGTGTACGGGCTGCTGCAGACGCCCGAGTACGCGCGCGCGGCGCTGGCGGTGCGGGAGGACAACGACCTCGACGGTCTGGTCGCGGCCCGGCTGGAGCGCCAGCGCATCCTGGACAAGGAGAATCCGCCCCTGATGTGGGTGGTGCTGTCGGAGGCGGTACTCCGTCAGCAGGTCGGTGGCCGCGACGTCATGCGCGGGCAACTGGCTCATCTGCTGGAGTTGCGGGACCGCGAGTGGCTGCGCGTGCAGATCCTGCCGTTCGAAGCAGGTGCCCACGCGGGGCTGCCGGGCTCGTACACGATGCTGCGCTTCGACGGTGACCCGGACATCGTCTACACCGAGGACTTCGTCCAGGGCCACATGACGGCCAATCCTCAAGCAGTCAAGGAGGGTTCACTCCGTTACGCTCTCATGCAGGCGGCCGCTCTCTCCGTGGAGGAGTCGGCCGAGCTGATCGCCAGAGTGATGGAGGAGCGTTATGGGCACCAGGCCGACCCCGGCGGACTCGCTTTGGCGTAA
- a CDS encoding DUF397 domain-containing protein — protein sequence MGTRPTPADSLWRKSSYSSDTGGNCVEYADLAAHVAMRDSKNPTGGHFSVAPEAFARFVGAAARGEL from the coding sequence ATGGGCACCAGGCCGACCCCGGCGGACTCGCTTTGGCGTAAGTCGTCGTACAGCAGTGACACCGGCGGGAACTGCGTCGAGTACGCCGACCTCGCGGCCCACGTCGCGATGCGCGACAGCAAGAACCCCACCGGAGGCCACTTCTCCGTCGCGCCGGAGGCGTTCGCGCGGTTCGTCGGGGCGGCGGCGCGGGGCGAGCTGTAG
- a CDS encoding demethylmenaquinone methyltransferase, producing the protein MTRASLNKQPHEVASMFDHVAERYDLTNAVLSLGQDRAWRKAVARAVDARPAQKILDLAAGTATSSLPFARTGAYVVPCDFSQGMLQVGKERHSWLPFTAGDATRLPFKDDVFDAVTISFGLRNVQDTDAALREMHRVTRPGGRVVICEFSHPTWAPFRTVYTEYLMRALPPVARAVSSNPDAYVYLAESIRAWPDQAALAERLGRAGWSRVAWRNLTGGVVTLHRGFKAS; encoded by the coding sequence GTGACCCGCGCTTCCCTGAACAAGCAGCCGCACGAAGTCGCCTCGATGTTCGACCACGTCGCGGAACGGTACGACCTGACCAACGCCGTGCTCTCGCTCGGCCAGGACCGGGCGTGGCGCAAGGCGGTCGCCCGGGCCGTCGACGCCCGTCCCGCGCAGAAGATCCTGGACCTCGCGGCCGGTACGGCGACCTCCTCGCTGCCCTTCGCCCGCACCGGCGCCTACGTCGTGCCGTGCGACTTCTCCCAGGGCATGCTCCAGGTCGGCAAGGAACGGCACTCCTGGCTGCCGTTCACCGCGGGCGACGCGACGCGGCTGCCGTTCAAGGACGACGTCTTCGACGCCGTCACCATCTCCTTCGGGCTGCGCAACGTCCAGGACACGGACGCGGCGCTGCGCGAGATGCACCGGGTGACGCGGCCCGGCGGGCGGGTCGTCATCTGCGAGTTCTCGCACCCGACCTGGGCGCCGTTCCGCACCGTCTACACCGAGTACCTGATGCGCGCGCTGCCGCCGGTGGCCCGTGCGGTGTCGTCCAACCCCGACGCGTACGTGTACCTCGCCGAGTCCATCCGCGCCTGGCCCGACCAGGCGGCGCTCGCCGAGCGGCTGGGCAGGGCCGGCTGGTCGCGGGTGGCGTGGCGGAACCTGACGGGCGGCGTGGTGACACTGCACCGCGGGTTCAAGGCGAGCTGA